The genomic segment CCGGGAGGTCATCAGCCAGGGGCAGACCGGTCTCCTCGCGGAGTTCTTCGACGTTGAAGGCCTGGCGAGCCAGGCGATCCAGGTGCTGAAGGATCCGCCGGCCTGGCGGAAGCTGGGAACGGCGGGACGGGCGCTCGTGGAGGACCGGTACAGCCTCGAAGCCAGCTTGCCTCGTCACTGGGAACTCTTTCGCCGCGTGGCCGGCGCGGGGCGGGAGGGCCCGAAGGAGCATCCTCATCTCGGTGCGCTGAGGTCCTAAAAAGCGGTTGGCCCACCATCTAAAGTGGGTTAAGATCGCGTCCCCCGTGGGACCGCCAGCGGGGACATCACGCTGAAGGAGGGGCCGATGACGAACGAGCGCACGGAAACAGCTGACTCGCCCCGAACCGGAGGGGCCGCCCAGACGGCGCGGACTGGCGGAGCGCAACCCCTCACCGCTCCTACGACCATCCGGTGGGACGACACGAATCTCAAGAGCTCTTACGCCAACGTCTGCAACGTCTCCAGCACCCGCGAAGAAGTTGTGCTCGTGTTCGGCATCAACCAGGCCTGGGAGCGGGGCCAGGCGGAGGTGCAGGTCCAGCTGACGGACCGCCTCATTCTGAGCCCGTTCGCGGCCAAGCGGCTGGCCGCGCTCCTCAGCAACGTCGTCCGCGAGTACGAATCCCGGTTCGGCGTGCTGAGCCTCGACACCCGCCGCGGCGGGGACTCCCCGTCGTCGGGGGCCTAGTCGCTCCTTATGGCCATCGCCGCCTCGCGCTGACGCGCTGACCTGAGTCGCCGGGATGGAGGGCGTCGATCTCGGGCTGCGGAGTGATTCGTCCCGCCGGGAGCCCGGCGATCCCGGAGGGAGCCGGCCGACACCGGACCCCGAGCGCGCGCTCTGGGCCGAGTTTGCCGAGGCCTCGACCGTCGACGTCT from the Candidatus Methylomirabilota bacterium genome contains:
- a CDS encoding DUF3467 domain-containing protein; this encodes MTNERTETADSPRTGGAAQTARTGGAQPLTAPTTIRWDDTNLKSSYANVCNVSSTREEVVLVFGINQAWERGQAEVQVQLTDRLILSPFAAKRLAALLSNVVREYESRFGVLSLDTRRGGDSPSSGA